A region from the Coffea eugenioides isolate CCC68of chromosome 9, Ceug_1.0, whole genome shotgun sequence genome encodes:
- the LOC113783229 gene encoding probable LRR receptor-like serine/threonine-protein kinase At3g47570 — protein sequence MPKSLVIEGQLTGVQAWNLGGVSPAFPRMKRPNLEYYLASFAMFPTNITTDKSSLLALRAHISVDPLQILAKNWSVGSSVCDWIGVSCGSRHRRVTALDISNMGLTGIIPPQLGNLSFLVSLDMSANNFHGELPHEFVGLRRLKLLNLSFNNLEGEFPWWIGSFPQLRRLSLRNNSFTGLIPSSISNLSKLEEISLSYNLLQGNIPIGIFNISSLQVINLRNNGLSGVLPSDMCYHLPGLSILNLSVNKLYGQLPSSNLAQCSELRGLSLSYNEFGGSLPKEIGALKKLEVLYLGFNHLEGVIPREIGNWYFLQKLDLQFNSLTGSIPIEIFNLSKLSVMSVTQNQLSGNLPSTFGYRLPNLEYLYLGANYFSGALPSSISNSSKLRKVDFSNNKFTGPIPISLGDLSLLELLNLSDNNLTSESSSQELSFITSLTKCQNLSVLDLSDNPLNGIIPNSISNLSTSLKRLYAAGCKIKGSIPDGIGNFSSLFLLDLSNNELSGSLPARITDLQKLQRMDLSMNKLISRVPLHLLCALHNLDTMNLGQNQFMASIPKCFGNLTSLRHLNLSHNRLYSAPPEEIWNLKDLLELDLSSNLLSGSLPYAITNMKMANWVDLSTNQFSGGIPNSIGDTQNLQNLSLAHNKLQGSIPESIGKMLSLESLDLSHNFLSGSIPMSMENLRYLRHFNASFNNLSGEVPSRGPFINFTAESFASNQALCGAQRFHVPPCPNNSAHKLRTKKLHRTIFIVLGVIIAAGALSFGFVYLRCRKKDTLSSGANLSLVAMPERISYFELLRATNGFNESNLLGAGSFGYVYRGTLDDGRVVAVKVFNLQVDGAFKSFDVECEVLCNLRHRNLTRVISSCSTPEFKALVLEFMPNGSLEKWLYSHNYFLDLMQRLDILIDVAGALQYLHCEYATPVIHCDLKPSNVLLDQDMVPHLSDFGLTKLLGEENSITYTETLATLGYLAPEYGLEGLVSAKCDIYSFGIMMMEVFTRTNPNSEMFGEKLSLKSWVANSIPDGLANVIDANLLKESDEYFVEKLSCIASIMKVALGCTMESPRERSSIQDVLVALKKIKLQYTSPPCSGT from the exons ATGCCCAAGTCTTTAGTAATTGAAGGTCAACTCACCGGAGTCCAGGCATGGAATCTTGGAGGTGTTTCTCCAGCCTTCCCACGCATGAAGAGGCCCAATCTTGAGTACTACTTGG CTTCCTTCGCCATGTTCCCGACCAATATTACCACTGATAAGTCATCTCTTCTTGCCTTGAGAGCTCACATTTCAGTTGACCCTCTACAAATCTTGGCCAAAAACTGGTCCGTTGGCTCCTCTGTCTGTGATTGGATTGGAGTCTCTTGTGGCTCTCGTCATCGCAGAGTGACTGCCTTGGACATTTCAAACATGGGCCTTACCGGCATCATCCCTCCACAACTGGGAAATCTATCATTTCTTGTTTCTCTTGACATGAGTGCGAATAACTTCCATGGAGAACTACCACATGAGTTTGTTGGATTGCGCCGATTAAAGCTACTTAATTTGAGCTTCAACAATCTTGAAGGAGAGTTCCCCTGGTGGATTGGTTCATTTCCTCAACTTCGTCGCCTGTCTCTTAGAAATAATAGTTTCACTGGTCTTATCCCATCTTCCATCTCTAACTTGTCAAAGCTAGAGGAGATAAGTCTTTCGTACAACCTTCTGCAAGGAAACATTCCTATAGGGATTTTCAATATTTCCTCGCTGCAAGTGATTAACCTTAGAAATAATGGCCTGTCCGGAGTTCTTCCAAGTGACATGTGTTACCATCTTCCTGGACTGAGTATACTTAACCTATCAGTTAACAAGTTATATGGTCAATTACCATCAAGTAATTTAGCTCAATGTTCAGAACTTCGGGGGCTGTCTTTGTCTTACAACGAATTTGGAGGGTCCCTACCAAAAGAAATTGGAGCACTGAAGAAGCTTGAGGTGCTATACTTGGGTTTCAACCATTTAGAAG GTGTAATACCACGAGAGATTGGTAACTGGTACTTTCTCCAAAAACTCGACTTACAATTCAATAGCTTAACTGGTTCCATACCAATAGAGATCTTCAACCTCTCAAAGTTGAGTGTTATGTCAGTTACACAAAATCAACTTTCAGGCAATCTTCCATCAACATTCGGTTATAGGCTTCCCAATTTAGAATACCTTTATCTCGGCGCTAATTACTTTTCTGGAGCATTACCTAGTTCAATCTCAAATTCTTCTAAACTTCGTAAGGTAGATTTTAGTAATAACAAGTTCACGGGTCCAATTCCTATTTCCCTGGGGGACCTAAGTCTCCTAGAACTGCTGAATCTATCTGACAACAATTTAACGAGCGAATCCTCATCTCAAGAGTTGAGTTTCATCACTTCATTgacaaaatgccaaaatttgTCAGTATTGGACTTGAGTGACAATCCATTGAATGGGATAATTCCAAACTCGATTAGTAATCTTTCAACTTCCCTTAAAAGATTATATGCAGCAGGTTGCAAAATCAAGGGCAGCATTCCAGATGGAATTGGAAACTTTAGTAGTTTGTTCCTCTTAGATCTATCCAACAATGAGCTAAGTGGGTCGTTGCCAGCTAGGATAACAGATTTGCAAAAGCTTCAAAGAATGGATCTTAGTATGAACAAACTAATTAGCAGAGTCCCCCTGCATTTGCTTTGTGCTCTCCACAACTTGGATACAATGAACCTTGGACAAAATCAATTTATGGCCTCAATTCCAAAGTGCTTCGGAAATCTTACTTCCCTGAGGCATCTCAACCTAAGTCACAACAGACTATATTCTGCTCCACCTGAGGAAATATGGAACCTAAAAGATCTCTTGGAGCTTGACCTCTCCTCAAATCTGCTGAGTGGATCTTTGCCGTATGCTATTACGAATATGAAGATGGCAAATTGGGTAGATTTGTCAACCAATCAGTTCTCAGGTGGCATTCCTAACTCAATTGGAGATACGCAGAACCTGCAAAATCTTTCTCTGGCACACAACAAATTGCAAGGATCAATCCCAGAATCGATTGGCAAGATGTTAAGCTTGGAGTCATTGGATCTATCACATAACTTTCTCTCTGGATCAATTCCAATGTCAATGGAGAACCTTCGGTATCTTAGACATTTCAATGCCTCTTTTAACAATTTAAGTGGTGAAGTTCCTTCCAGAGGGCCTTTTATCAACTTCACTGCCGAATCCTTCGCTTCAAATCAAGCCCTCTGTGGAGCTCAAAGGTTTCATGTGCCCCCATGTCCAAATAATTCAGCTCACAAATTGAGAACAAAAAAGCTGCATCGAACAATTTTTATTGTACTGGGGGTGATAATAGCAGCGGGAGCCTTGTCCTTTGGATTTGTTTACCTAAGATGTCGAAAGAAAGATACACTTTCCAGTGGAGCAAATTTATCCTTAGTTGCAATGCCAGAAAGAATTTCATATTTTGAACTTCTACGAGCAACTAACGGGTTCAATGAAAGCAATTTGCTGGGGGCTGGAAGCTTTGGATATGTTTATAGAGGTACTCTTGATGATGGCAGGGTTGTGGCTGTTAAAGTGTTCAATTTACAAGTCGATGGAGCGTTCAAGAGTTTTGACGTAGAATGTGAGGTGTTGTGCAATCTTCGCCATCGAAACCTCACACGAGTCATTAGTAGCTGCTCTACCCCTGAATTTAAGGCATTAGTGCTTGAGTTCATGCCTAATGGGAGTCTTGAGAAGTGGTTGTATTCGCACAACTATTTTCTGGATCTGATGCAGAGATTGGACATATTGATTGATGTGGCAGGTGCATTGCAATATCTCCACTGTGAATATGCAACCCCAGTAATTCACTGTGATCTGAAGCCAAGTAATGTGCTGCTGGATCAAGACATGGTTCCCCATCTAAGTGATTTTGGCCTTACAAAGTTGTTGGGCGAGGAGAACAGCATCACATACACCGAAACACTAGCCACACTTGGCTATCTCGCACCAG AGTATGGGTTGGAAGGATTGGTATCAGCAAAATGCGACATCTACAGTTTTGGAATTATGATGATGGAAGTCTTCACGAGAACAAATCCCAACAGTGAAATGTTTGGTGAAAAATTGAGCCTGAAGAGCTGGGTTGCTAATTCAATACCTGATGGATTAGCTAATGTCATCGATGCTAATTTGCTAAAGGAAAGTGATGAATActttgttgaaaagctaagCTGCATAGCCTCAATCATGAAAGTGGCTCTGGGCTGCACGATGGAGTCTCCAAGAGAAAGAAGCAGCATACAAGATGTTCTTGTTGCACTGAAAAAGATCAAGCTTCAGTACACGAGTCCCCCGTGTTCGGGGACTTAG